A single window of Sparus aurata chromosome 12, fSpaAur1.1, whole genome shotgun sequence DNA harbors:
- the cnnm3 gene encoding metal transporter CNNM3 isoform X1, with protein sequence MVASLAGLRFLLMILLFCGIRYGACSQEAPQVLGLRLEDPAGLVCMKDRIISAPEGATFKLRLFGTDLDLNGSLAFAGAAGGAAGAVGDAPDPCGTESRRFESAFQVTKNFTKDEDHGGLITVAVRPRSKPDGGEQSYHHLCVLSGGTWASVGPDRLRVDTDTALPADHIPPWGLAVLVVLLLLVCALLRTVNLSLLWLDPVELYVLHSCGSEEEKRAAKRLEPIRRRGNFLTCSLLFLCAVGHSVLGVLLYRALGSIVSAVFTSGFLIFFLAEMAPHILCSGYGFQLAPGLTWLAQVCMVLTCPLSCPLGLILDLALRRDISTCGIRERAMEMIRTSVNDPYSEFVKEEFSRGTLRSKTVEDILTPLKDCFMLPSSAVLDFSTMSEIMQSGYTRVPIYEEERSNIVEILYVKDLALVDPDDCTPMTTITKFYNHPLHFVFNDTKLDAMLEEFKKGNSHMAIVQKVNNEGEGDPFYEVLGLVTLEDVIEEIIKSEILDESDGYLDRKVKRPLAPLEIPLEPRSVHEEFSLFKPPEGEPKIRTSPQLLLATHRFLSREVEHFSPGRVSEKVLFHLLRHPSVNQEVHFDSNNRLSAGHYLYTRNHPVDYFILLLQGRVEVEIGKEGLKFENGAFTYYGVSALTLPSSVHQSPVSSQRHSPRDPFESAEATSPSSYCPDYTVRALTDLQLIRVTRLQYLNALMASRVGQSPDPPEIKILPNSQTKLLNDRNTTQGGSSTQESSTEEEAHG encoded by the exons ATGGTGGCCAGCTTGGCAGGTCTACGGTTCCTGTTGATGATATTGTTGTTCTGCGGGATCAGGTACGGCGCCTGCAGCCAGGAAGCTCCGCAGGTCCTCGGGCTGCGGCTGGAAGACCCGGCGGGTCTGGTGTGCATGAAGGATCGGATCATCTCGGCGCCGGAAGGAGCCACGTTCAAGCTCCGTCTCTTTGGGACTGATCTGGACCTGAATGGAAGCCTGGCGTTCGCAGGggcagctggtggagctgccgggGCGGTCGGGGATGCGCCTGACCCGTGTGGGACGGAGTCCCGCCGTTTCGAGTCCGCtttccaggtgacgaagaactTCACCAAGGACGAGGACCACGGCGGGCTGATCACGGTGGCGGTCCGGCCGAGGAGCAAACCTGACGGCGGCGAGCAGAGCTACCACCACCTGTGTGTGCTGAGCGGGGGGACGTGGGCGTCCGTGGGCCCGGACAGACTGCGGGTCGACACCGACACGGCTCTGCCCGCAGACCACATCCCGCCGTGGGGTCTAGCGGTGCtcgtggtgctgctgctgctggtgtgcgCGCTGCTGCGGACTGTGAACCTGAGCCTGCTGTGGCTGGACCCGGTGGAGCTGTACGTCCTCCACAGCTGCGGGTCCGAGGAGGAGAAGCGGGCCGCCAAGCGCCTGGAGCCGATCCGGAGGAGGGGGAACTTCCTG ACCTGCTCCCTGCTGTTCCTGTGTGCGGTGGGACACTCGGTCCTCGGGGTGCTCCTGTACCGGGCTCTGGGCTCCATCGTCTCCGCCGTCTTCACCAGCGGcttcctcatcttcttcctgGCGGAGATGGCTCCTCACATCCTCTGCTCCGGGTACGGGTTCCAGCTGGCTCCGGGTCTGACCTGGCTGGCCCAGGTCTGCATGGTGCTCACCTGCCCCCTGTCCTGCCCTCTGGGGCTGATCCTGGACCTGGCTCTGAGGAGGGACATCAGCACCTGCGGGATAAGAGAGAGGGCGATGGAGATGATCCGCACCAGCGTCAACGACCCCTACAG TGAGTTTGTGAAGGAGGAGTTCAGCCGAGGGACGCTGCGCAGTAAGACGGTGGAGGACATCCTGACCCCCCTGAAGGACTGCTTCATGCTGCCCAGCTCCGCCGTCCTGGACTTCTCCACCATGTCTGAGATCATGCAGAGCGGATACACCCGGGTGCCCATCTacgaggaggagag GTCCAACATCGTGGAGATCCTCTATGTGAAGGACTTGGCTCTGGTGGACCCGGACGACTGCACCCCCATGACGACCATCACCAAGTTCTACAACCACCCGCTGCACTTTGTCTTCAACGACACCAAGCTGGACGCCATGTTGGAGGAGTTCAAGAAAG GTAACTCTCACATGGCCATCGTCCAGAAGGTGAACAACGAGGGGGAGGGGGATCCTTTCTACGAGGTGCTGGGGTTGGTCACTTTAGAGGACGTCATCGAGGAGATCATCAAATCAGAGATCCTGGATGAATCCGATGGCTACT TGGACAGGAAGGTGAAGCGTCCCCTCGCTCCGCTGGAGATCCCTCTGGAGCCTCGCAGCGTCCACGAGGAGTTTTCTCTTTTCAAGCCTCCCGAAGGAGAACCCAAGATCAGAACCTCGCCACAGCTCCTGCTGGCTACACACCGCTTCCTGtccagag AGGTGGAGCACTTCAGCCCCGGACGCGTCTCTGAGAAGGTCTTGTTCCACCTGCTCCGTCACCCGAGCGTCAACCAGGAAGTGCACTTTGACTCCAACAACCGTCTGAGCGCGGGTCACTACCTGTACACACGGAACCACCCGGTGGACTATttcatcctgctgctgcag ggtCGTGTGGAGGTGGAGATCGGTAAAGAGGGGCTGAAGTTTGAGAACGGGGCGTTCACGTACTACGGCGTGTCGGCGCTAACGCTGCCATCCTCAG TGCACCAGTCTCCAGTGTCGTCCCAGCGTCACTCCCCCAGGGATCCCTTTGAGTCAGCAGAAGCTACGAGCCCGTCCAGCTATTGTCCCGACTACACCGTCCGAGCGCTCACTGACCTGCAGCTCATACGg GTGACCCGTCTCCAGTATTTGAACGCTCTCATGGCGTCGCGGGTCGGTCAGAGTCCAGATCCTCCTGAGATCAAGATCCTGCCCAACAGTCAGACCAAGCTGCTCAACGACAGAAACACCACACAAG GTGGCAGTAGTACCCAGGAGAGCTCCACAGAAGAGGAGGCTCATGGGTAG
- the cnnm3 gene encoding metal transporter CNNM3 isoform X2 gives MVASLAGLRFLLMILLFCGIRYGACSQEAPQVLGLRLEDPAGLVCMKDRIISAPEGATFKLRLFGTDLDLNGSLAFAGAAGGAAGAVGDAPDPCGTESRRFESAFQVTKNFTKDEDHGGLITVAVRPRSKPDGGEQSYHHLCVLSGGTWASVGPDRLRVDTDTALPADHIPPWGLAVLVVLLLLVCALLRTVNLSLLWLDPVELYVLHSCGSEEEKRAAKRLEPIRRRGNFLTCSLLFLCAVGHSVLGVLLYRALGSIVSAVFTSGFLIFFLAEMAPHILCSGYGFQLAPGLTWLAQVCMVLTCPLSCPLGLILDLALRRDISTCGIRERAMEMIRTSVNDPYSEFVKEEFSRGTLRSKTVEDILTPLKDCFMLPSSAVLDFSTMSEIMQSGYTRVPIYEEERSNIVEILYVKDLALVDPDDCTPMTTITKFYNHPLHFVFNDTKLDAMLEEFKKGNSHMAIVQKVNNEGEGDPFYEVLGLVTLEDVIEEIIKSEILDESDGYLDRKVKRPLAPLEIPLEPRSVHEEFSLFKPPEGEPKIRTSPQLLLATHRFLSREVEHFSPGRVSEKVLFHLLRHPSVNQEVHFDSNNRLSAGHYLYTRNHPVDYFILLLQGRVEVEIGKEGLKFENGAFTYYGVSALTLPSSVHQSPVSSQRHSPRDPFESAEATSPSSYCPDYTVRALTDLQLIRVTRLQYLNALMASRVGQSPDPPEIKILPNSQTKLLNDRNTTQDFPVDFSFFDTIENYC, from the exons ATGGTGGCCAGCTTGGCAGGTCTACGGTTCCTGTTGATGATATTGTTGTTCTGCGGGATCAGGTACGGCGCCTGCAGCCAGGAAGCTCCGCAGGTCCTCGGGCTGCGGCTGGAAGACCCGGCGGGTCTGGTGTGCATGAAGGATCGGATCATCTCGGCGCCGGAAGGAGCCACGTTCAAGCTCCGTCTCTTTGGGACTGATCTGGACCTGAATGGAAGCCTGGCGTTCGCAGGggcagctggtggagctgccgggGCGGTCGGGGATGCGCCTGACCCGTGTGGGACGGAGTCCCGCCGTTTCGAGTCCGCtttccaggtgacgaagaactTCACCAAGGACGAGGACCACGGCGGGCTGATCACGGTGGCGGTCCGGCCGAGGAGCAAACCTGACGGCGGCGAGCAGAGCTACCACCACCTGTGTGTGCTGAGCGGGGGGACGTGGGCGTCCGTGGGCCCGGACAGACTGCGGGTCGACACCGACACGGCTCTGCCCGCAGACCACATCCCGCCGTGGGGTCTAGCGGTGCtcgtggtgctgctgctgctggtgtgcgCGCTGCTGCGGACTGTGAACCTGAGCCTGCTGTGGCTGGACCCGGTGGAGCTGTACGTCCTCCACAGCTGCGGGTCCGAGGAGGAGAAGCGGGCCGCCAAGCGCCTGGAGCCGATCCGGAGGAGGGGGAACTTCCTG ACCTGCTCCCTGCTGTTCCTGTGTGCGGTGGGACACTCGGTCCTCGGGGTGCTCCTGTACCGGGCTCTGGGCTCCATCGTCTCCGCCGTCTTCACCAGCGGcttcctcatcttcttcctgGCGGAGATGGCTCCTCACATCCTCTGCTCCGGGTACGGGTTCCAGCTGGCTCCGGGTCTGACCTGGCTGGCCCAGGTCTGCATGGTGCTCACCTGCCCCCTGTCCTGCCCTCTGGGGCTGATCCTGGACCTGGCTCTGAGGAGGGACATCAGCACCTGCGGGATAAGAGAGAGGGCGATGGAGATGATCCGCACCAGCGTCAACGACCCCTACAG TGAGTTTGTGAAGGAGGAGTTCAGCCGAGGGACGCTGCGCAGTAAGACGGTGGAGGACATCCTGACCCCCCTGAAGGACTGCTTCATGCTGCCCAGCTCCGCCGTCCTGGACTTCTCCACCATGTCTGAGATCATGCAGAGCGGATACACCCGGGTGCCCATCTacgaggaggagag GTCCAACATCGTGGAGATCCTCTATGTGAAGGACTTGGCTCTGGTGGACCCGGACGACTGCACCCCCATGACGACCATCACCAAGTTCTACAACCACCCGCTGCACTTTGTCTTCAACGACACCAAGCTGGACGCCATGTTGGAGGAGTTCAAGAAAG GTAACTCTCACATGGCCATCGTCCAGAAGGTGAACAACGAGGGGGAGGGGGATCCTTTCTACGAGGTGCTGGGGTTGGTCACTTTAGAGGACGTCATCGAGGAGATCATCAAATCAGAGATCCTGGATGAATCCGATGGCTACT TGGACAGGAAGGTGAAGCGTCCCCTCGCTCCGCTGGAGATCCCTCTGGAGCCTCGCAGCGTCCACGAGGAGTTTTCTCTTTTCAAGCCTCCCGAAGGAGAACCCAAGATCAGAACCTCGCCACAGCTCCTGCTGGCTACACACCGCTTCCTGtccagag AGGTGGAGCACTTCAGCCCCGGACGCGTCTCTGAGAAGGTCTTGTTCCACCTGCTCCGTCACCCGAGCGTCAACCAGGAAGTGCACTTTGACTCCAACAACCGTCTGAGCGCGGGTCACTACCTGTACACACGGAACCACCCGGTGGACTATttcatcctgctgctgcag ggtCGTGTGGAGGTGGAGATCGGTAAAGAGGGGCTGAAGTTTGAGAACGGGGCGTTCACGTACTACGGCGTGTCGGCGCTAACGCTGCCATCCTCAG TGCACCAGTCTCCAGTGTCGTCCCAGCGTCACTCCCCCAGGGATCCCTTTGAGTCAGCAGAAGCTACGAGCCCGTCCAGCTATTGTCCCGACTACACCGTCCGAGCGCTCACTGACCTGCAGCTCATACGg GTGACCCGTCTCCAGTATTTGAACGCTCTCATGGCGTCGCGGGTCGGTCAGAGTCCAGATCCTCCTGAGATCAAGATCCTGCCCAACAGTCAGACCAAGCTGCTCAACGACAGAAACACCACACAAG ACTTCCCTGTAGACTTTTCATTCTTTGACACCATTGAGAACTACTGTTAG
- the cnnm3 gene encoding metal transporter CNNM3 isoform X3 — translation MVASLAGLRFLLMILLFCGIRYGACSQEAPQVLGLRLEDPAGLVCMKDRIISAPEGATFKLRLFGTDLDLNGSLAFAGAAGGAAGAVGDAPDPCGTESRRFESAFQVTKNFTKDEDHGGLITVAVRPRSKPDGGEQSYHHLCVLSGGTWASVGPDRLRVDTDTALPADHIPPWGLAVLVVLLLLVCALLRTVNLSLLWLDPVELYVLHSCGSEEEKRAAKRLEPIRRRGNFLTCSLLFLCAVGHSVLGVLLYRALGSIVSAVFTSGFLIFFLAEMAPHILCSGYGFQLAPGLTWLAQVCMVLTCPLSCPLGLILDLALRRDISTCGIRERAMEMIRTSVNDPYSEFVKEEFSRGTLRSKTVEDILTPLKDCFMLPSSAVLDFSTMSEIMQSGYTRVPIYEEERSNIVEILYVKDLALVDPDDCTPMTTITKFYNHPLHFVFNDTKLDAMLEEFKKGNSHMAIVQKVNNEGEGDPFYEVLGLVTLEDVIEEIIKSEILDESDGYLDRKVKRPLAPLEIPLEPRSVHEEFSLFKPPEGEPKIRTSPQLLLATHRFLSREVEHFSPGRVSEKVLFHLLRHPSVNQEVHFDSNNRLSAGHYLYTRNHPVDYFILLLQGRVEVEIGKEGLKFENGAFTYYGVSALTLPSSVHQSPVSSQRHSPRDPFESAEATSPSSYCPDYTVRALTDLQLIRVTRLQYLNALMASRVGQSPDPPEIKILPNSQTKLLNDRNTTQV, via the exons ATGGTGGCCAGCTTGGCAGGTCTACGGTTCCTGTTGATGATATTGTTGTTCTGCGGGATCAGGTACGGCGCCTGCAGCCAGGAAGCTCCGCAGGTCCTCGGGCTGCGGCTGGAAGACCCGGCGGGTCTGGTGTGCATGAAGGATCGGATCATCTCGGCGCCGGAAGGAGCCACGTTCAAGCTCCGTCTCTTTGGGACTGATCTGGACCTGAATGGAAGCCTGGCGTTCGCAGGggcagctggtggagctgccgggGCGGTCGGGGATGCGCCTGACCCGTGTGGGACGGAGTCCCGCCGTTTCGAGTCCGCtttccaggtgacgaagaactTCACCAAGGACGAGGACCACGGCGGGCTGATCACGGTGGCGGTCCGGCCGAGGAGCAAACCTGACGGCGGCGAGCAGAGCTACCACCACCTGTGTGTGCTGAGCGGGGGGACGTGGGCGTCCGTGGGCCCGGACAGACTGCGGGTCGACACCGACACGGCTCTGCCCGCAGACCACATCCCGCCGTGGGGTCTAGCGGTGCtcgtggtgctgctgctgctggtgtgcgCGCTGCTGCGGACTGTGAACCTGAGCCTGCTGTGGCTGGACCCGGTGGAGCTGTACGTCCTCCACAGCTGCGGGTCCGAGGAGGAGAAGCGGGCCGCCAAGCGCCTGGAGCCGATCCGGAGGAGGGGGAACTTCCTG ACCTGCTCCCTGCTGTTCCTGTGTGCGGTGGGACACTCGGTCCTCGGGGTGCTCCTGTACCGGGCTCTGGGCTCCATCGTCTCCGCCGTCTTCACCAGCGGcttcctcatcttcttcctgGCGGAGATGGCTCCTCACATCCTCTGCTCCGGGTACGGGTTCCAGCTGGCTCCGGGTCTGACCTGGCTGGCCCAGGTCTGCATGGTGCTCACCTGCCCCCTGTCCTGCCCTCTGGGGCTGATCCTGGACCTGGCTCTGAGGAGGGACATCAGCACCTGCGGGATAAGAGAGAGGGCGATGGAGATGATCCGCACCAGCGTCAACGACCCCTACAG TGAGTTTGTGAAGGAGGAGTTCAGCCGAGGGACGCTGCGCAGTAAGACGGTGGAGGACATCCTGACCCCCCTGAAGGACTGCTTCATGCTGCCCAGCTCCGCCGTCCTGGACTTCTCCACCATGTCTGAGATCATGCAGAGCGGATACACCCGGGTGCCCATCTacgaggaggagag GTCCAACATCGTGGAGATCCTCTATGTGAAGGACTTGGCTCTGGTGGACCCGGACGACTGCACCCCCATGACGACCATCACCAAGTTCTACAACCACCCGCTGCACTTTGTCTTCAACGACACCAAGCTGGACGCCATGTTGGAGGAGTTCAAGAAAG GTAACTCTCACATGGCCATCGTCCAGAAGGTGAACAACGAGGGGGAGGGGGATCCTTTCTACGAGGTGCTGGGGTTGGTCACTTTAGAGGACGTCATCGAGGAGATCATCAAATCAGAGATCCTGGATGAATCCGATGGCTACT TGGACAGGAAGGTGAAGCGTCCCCTCGCTCCGCTGGAGATCCCTCTGGAGCCTCGCAGCGTCCACGAGGAGTTTTCTCTTTTCAAGCCTCCCGAAGGAGAACCCAAGATCAGAACCTCGCCACAGCTCCTGCTGGCTACACACCGCTTCCTGtccagag AGGTGGAGCACTTCAGCCCCGGACGCGTCTCTGAGAAGGTCTTGTTCCACCTGCTCCGTCACCCGAGCGTCAACCAGGAAGTGCACTTTGACTCCAACAACCGTCTGAGCGCGGGTCACTACCTGTACACACGGAACCACCCGGTGGACTATttcatcctgctgctgcag ggtCGTGTGGAGGTGGAGATCGGTAAAGAGGGGCTGAAGTTTGAGAACGGGGCGTTCACGTACTACGGCGTGTCGGCGCTAACGCTGCCATCCTCAG TGCACCAGTCTCCAGTGTCGTCCCAGCGTCACTCCCCCAGGGATCCCTTTGAGTCAGCAGAAGCTACGAGCCCGTCCAGCTATTGTCCCGACTACACCGTCCGAGCGCTCACTGACCTGCAGCTCATACGg GTGACCCGTCTCCAGTATTTGAACGCTCTCATGGCGTCGCGGGTCGGTCAGAGTCCAGATCCTCCTGAGATCAAGATCCTGCCCAACAGTCAGACCAAGCTGCTCAACGACAGAAACACCACACAAG TGTAG